A portion of the Plasmodium relictum strain SGS1 genome assembly, chromosome: 11 genome contains these proteins:
- the RPL1 gene encoding 50S ribosomal protein L1, apicoplast, putative, whose translation MTKKNGYKIIIEFLFIYTIAFNFMSESFLIKNIYYNEALKKYNFNNNIRKVSKKKNISQMKNVSPTSISSSEDNPNVIKKVKLKKKEKKILKKYKDHLDILPRRNKEYEIIDALEKIKILAVHKFVESIDIYLSFSQKRSKMNKNDNIKTFITFPHNLKKNREKKIYVITNRNMHKIARESGADVVGEDDVINKIKEKEIRLKKKNNNFLLSTNDVIHKLTHVGKEIGRKGLMPNEKCGTLVSEILLEKHIKLFKFQNTYIFKLNKLNTLNLNVGDVYMSNDEIRENVCYLFEFLDNLEFFHFNFRNLKTIYLSSTMGFPFKIKKNFL comes from the exons ATGACTAAAAAAAATggttataaaataattatagaatttctttttatttatacaattgcttttaattttatgagTGAATcctttttaataaagaatatatattataatgaagcactaaaaaaatataattttaataataacattAGAAAAgtgtcaaaaaaaaaaaacatttcaCAAATGAAAAATGTATCACCTACTAGTATTTCCAGTAGCGAAGATAACCCtaatgtaattaaaaaagtaaaattgaaaaaaaaagaaaaaaaaatattaaaaaagtataaagaTCATTTAGATATATTACCAAGAAGAAATAAGGAATATGAAATTATTGATgctttagaaaaaataaaaattttagctGTACATAAATTTGTAGAAAGcatagatatatatttatcttttagtCAGAAAAGAtcaaaaatgaataaaaatgataatataaaaacatttataaCATTTCCtcataatttaaagaaaaacagagaaaaaaaaatttatgtaataACCAATAGGAATATGCATAAAATTGCTCGTGAATCAG gaGCTGATGTTGTTGGTGAAGACGAcgtaataaataaaataaaagaaaaagaaataagattaaaaaaaaaaaacaataattttttattatctacaAATGATGTTATACATAAATTAACACATGTTGGTAAAGAAATAGGAAGGAAAGGATTAATGCCTAATGAAAAATGTGGGACTCTGGTCAGTGaaattttattagaaaaacatataaaattatttaaatttcaaAATACTTACATTTTTAAGTTAAATAAGTTAAAtactttaaatttaaatgttGGTGATGTTTATATGTCAAATGATGAAATAAGAGAAAATGTTTGCTATTTGTTTGAGTTTTTAGAtaatttagaattttttcattttaattttagaaaTTTGAAAACAATTTATCTAAGTAGTACTATGGGTTTcccatttaaaataaaaaaaaacttctTGTAA